A region from the Desulfoglaeba alkanexedens ALDC genome encodes:
- a CDS encoding Fic family protein yields MRRGLTGSYETSQIAGETIRAFVPHPLPPTPPLQLTEQRLQVLERATLALGRLDSVTLLLPERDLFLYAYVRREAVLSSQIEGTQSSLAQLLLFELEEAPGVPIDDVVEVSSYVAALNHGLKRLREGFPLSNHLIREMHAILLQSGRGSAKSPGEFRRSQNWIGGTRPGNAAFVPPPPDHVEDCMAHLERFLHGEGNPYPALVKAALAHVQFETIHPFLDGNGRIGRLLIAFVLHHDRLLSQPLLYLSLYFKQHRAEYYRLLDLVRAEGDWEAWLDFFLEGVEQTATNAVQTAKRLLGLFQQDERSIQQSQRRASTTLRVFRVLCERPLVTVNQVRKRTGLSFPAAAKSLRMLEDLGIVREVTGQRRNRVFAYQKFLAVLSEGAEPL; encoded by the coding sequence ATGCGCCGCGGCCTGACCGGAAGCTATGAAACAAGCCAGATCGCAGGGGAGACGATCCGGGCGTTCGTCCCACATCCCCTGCCGCCGACCCCTCCGCTGCAACTAACCGAGCAACGCCTGCAGGTACTGGAACGAGCAACCCTGGCGCTGGGCCGACTCGATAGCGTGACCCTGCTCCTGCCCGAGCGTGATCTGTTTCTCTACGCCTACGTGCGCCGTGAGGCTGTGCTCTCTTCGCAAATCGAGGGCACGCAGTCATCTCTGGCTCAGTTGCTCCTCTTTGAACTGGAAGAAGCGCCTGGCGTGCCCATTGATGATGTGGTTGAGGTTTCCAGCTACGTGGCAGCGCTCAACCACGGGCTCAAGCGACTGCGAGAAGGATTCCCGCTTTCAAACCATTTGATCCGGGAGATGCACGCCATTTTGCTGCAGAGCGGAAGAGGCAGCGCAAAATCTCCAGGCGAATTCCGCCGTTCGCAAAACTGGATCGGCGGCACCCGTCCTGGAAATGCAGCCTTCGTCCCTCCTCCGCCTGACCACGTGGAGGATTGTATGGCTCATCTGGAGCGTTTCCTCCATGGTGAAGGCAATCCATACCCTGCGCTTGTCAAAGCGGCGCTGGCGCATGTCCAGTTCGAGACGATTCATCCCTTCCTGGACGGCAACGGGCGGATCGGACGCCTGCTCATCGCCTTCGTTCTCCACCACGACCGGCTGCTATCTCAGCCACTGCTATATCTCAGCCTGTACTTCAAACAGCATCGCGCTGAATATTACCGCTTGCTTGACCTGGTGCGCGCGGAGGGCGATTGGGAAGCCTGGCTGGATTTCTTTCTGGAAGGGGTCGAACAGACGGCCACAAACGCTGTCCAGACCGCAAAACGTTTGCTCGGGCTTTTCCAGCAGGACGAGCGAAGCATCCAGCAATCCCAACGCAGAGCGTCCACGACCTTACGAGTTTTTCGGGTGCTTTGTGAACGGCCATTGGTCACAGTCAATCAGGTACGTAAACGCACAGGGCTTTCGTTTCCCGCCGCCGCCAAATCCTTGCGGATGCTGGAGGATCTGGGCATTGTCCGCGAAGTCACCGGCCAGCGCCGCAACCGCGTCTTTGCGTACCAGAAGTTTCTGGCCGTCTTGAGCGAAGGGGCGGAGCCGCTATGA